AAACCACTTCACGCTCTAAACCAACTAAAAATGAACGAGAAAGAGCTGTCCTTCTCAGCCTAGTGGAGCTCTATATTCAGACAGGAATCCCCGTTGGATCGAACACTTTAAAAGACTATCGCTTCTCAGAACTCAGCTCAGCCACTATACGCAACTACTTTGCCTCATTAGAAGAGGAAGGGTATTTGATCCAACACCACACCTCCGGTGGTCGCCTACCGAGTGAGCGCGCCTACCAACTTTATGCCCACACCTATAAGGGAGCTAAGGAACTCTCCCAAGAAGACACTCTCTTTCTCAAATCGATTCTCGAGCGCAATGTGCGCGAAATCTCCTCTTATTTGCAGCAAGGACTTGAAGCCCTTTCCGAATTAACGGGCTGTGCGTGTTTTATGCTCGCCCCTCGATTTGATCAAGACTTTATCAATCAAATTAAACTCCTCTCACTCGACAACAATCGACTTCTTTGCGTTCTGATCACAGAATTTGGGTTTGTCCATACCGAAACGATCTACTCCCCTCAAAAATTGAGCCACTTTTCGCTCAAGCGCATTGAAGACTATTTCCGCATCCGCCTCACCCAATCAAATGAAACACCCGACCTCTCTAAAGAAGAGGCCATTTTCGCAAACCAAATCTACAACGAAGCACTGCTCCGTCATATTATCACTTATAATAATTTCGACCGGGAAGATATTTATAAGAGCGGATTTTCCAAGTTGCTCAATCAGCGCGAATTTAAAGATATCAATACGTTGTCGAGCAGTTTATCTCTTTTTGAGAGCAGCGCCTTTATCCGCTCCTTATTAAATGATTGCTTCCGCTCCAACGGATTAAAGTTTTGGATTGGATCTCAGCTCGAGCCTTATGTCCGTTCAGGGGGAACTGCCCTTGTTGCTATGCCCTATTATTTACATCACAATGCCGTTGGTGCAGTGGCCATTTTGGGAGCGGAGAGGATGGATTACCCTCATATTTTTGCGACTTTGAAAACTTTTTCGAAAATGATCAGTCAATCCTTAACAAAAACTCTTTATAAATTTAAAATCTCATACCGCAATCCCCACCCGAACCACTTTGAAATCACATCGGGGAGCAACCAAATGTTAATTGAACAGAGGCCAAGCTGCAATCTCCCAGATTCAGAGGAGAGTTAAGCGGCCAACAAGATTTTTTAAAACCAAAATCCTCAGGAGTTTTAATGAGCGATAAGAAGACCAACATACCTGAAGAAGAAAAGGAAGAGACTCCTACAATACAAAGTCATGAAGAAGTCTCTACAGATGAAGAAACAGAATCTTTCAAAACGGAAAATCTTCATGTTGAAGCGATGCAGCAATTGGAAAAAGAGGCGCGCGAATTTAAAGAGAAGTACTTTATGTGCCTAGCCGAACTTGAAAATATGCGCAAGCGTCTACAGAAGGAAAAGCAGGAAATGACTAAATTTGCTGCTGAAAATATTTTACTCGAGTTTTTAACACCCATTGACAACTTTGAAAATGCCCTCGGATTCACCGATCAGATGTCGCCTGAAACCCGTAATTGGGCCCATGGATTTGCAATGTTACTCAACCAGTTCAAAGACGTGTTGTCAACACATGGCGTCACCCCATTTCACAGTGAAGGATCGCGCTTCGACGCCAACTTGCACGAAGCCGTAGAAGTGGAAGAGACCAACCAACATGAAGAAGATATGATCGTTCGAGAATTTTTGTGCGGATATAAACGAGGAGATCGGATCATTCGAGTGGCTCGCGTTAAAGTCGCTAAAAAACCCAAAGCGACAAGCGAAGCCCCTTCTTCAACAGACAATTTATAAATGATATAAAAAAAATGGAGAGATACGATGACTAAAAAAAAATCGTCAGGAAAAATCATTGGAATCGACCTCGGAACCACCAACTCTTGCGTCGCCGTAATGGAAGGTGGTCAAGCTAAGGTTATCGCCAATGCGGAAGGAACACGCACAACCCCATCGATCGTCGCTTATAAAGGTGCCGAGCGATTGGTTGGAATTCCCGCTAAGCGTCAAGCCGTCACAAATCCCGAGAGAACGATTGCTTCTTCAAAGCGTTTTATCGGACGCAAAGCAGCAGAAATCCAAAACGAAACACAAACTGTTGCCTATAAAGTCGTTGCCAATAGCAATGGCGATGCCGCATTTGAAATTGACGGCAAAGAAGTATCCCCCGAAGAAGTTGCAGCTCAAATTCTCATCAAAATGAAAGAAACGGCTGAAAACTATCTTGGGGAAGAAGTGACTGAAGCGGTGATTACCGTTCCCGCTTACTTCAATGACTCTCAGCGTCAATCAACAAAAGATGCCGGTAAAATTGCCGGTCTCAACGTCAAGAGAATCATTCCCGAGCCGACAGCTGCCGCTCTCGCTTATGGACTTGACAAACAAGGCAAAGACCAAAAAATTGCCGTATTCGATCTCGGTGGAGGAACCTTTGATATTTCGATCTTAGAGATTGGGGACGGTGTTTTTGAAGTTCTCTCTACAAACGGTGATACCCACCTTGGTGGAGATGATTTTGACAACGCACTCATCCACTGGCTCCTTAAAGAGTTTAAAAATGAGCATGGCATTGACTTATCTCAAGATAAAATGGCGCTTCAACGCCTTAAAGATGCGGCTGAAAAGGCAAAAATTGAACTTTCGGGAACCCATCAAACTGAGATTAACCAACCATTCATCACGATGGATGCATCGGGCCCCAAACACTTAGCGCTCACTTTGACACGCTCAAAACTCGAAGAGTTGACAGCTGATTTAATCGATCGCTGCATTGCGCCTTGCCAAAAAGCGCTCAAAGATTCAGGGCTCTCTACTTCTCAAATTGATGACGTCATCCTCGTTGGTGGAATGTCTCGTATGCCCCGCGTTCAAGAGAAAGTGAAAGAAATCTTTAACCGCGAGCCTCATAAAGGTGTCAACCCCGACGAGGTTGTTGCGATCGGTGCTGCGATTCAAGGTGGTGTTCTGGGTGGAGATGTTAAAGATGTTCTCCTTCTCGATGTTATCCCTCTAACACTCGGGATTGAAACGCTAGGTGGCGTGATGACTCCAATTGTCGAGCGCAATACGACCATCCCCGTTCAGAAAAAACAAGTCTTTTCAACAGCTGCAGACAATCAACCTGCCGTCACCATCGTTGTCCTTCAAGGGGAGCGCCAAATGGCATCGGACAACAAGGAAATCGGTCGCTTTGACTTAACCGAGATCCCTCCGGCAGCACGTGGTACACCGCAAATCGAAGTCTCTTTTGACATCGATGCCGACGGAATCATGCACGTCTCTGCAAAAGATCTCGGCAGCAATAAAGAGCAAAAGATCCGTATCGAAGCAAAATCAGGTCTTAGCGATGACGAGATCAATCGTATGGTCAAAGATGCTGAAGCGCATAAAGAAGAAGATAAAAAGAAAAAAGAGAGCGTTGAAACAAAAAACAACGCCGATGCTCTTGTCTTCCGCGCTGAAAAAGCTTTGAAAGACTACAAGGATAAAATTCCCGGCGATGTTGCTCAAGAAATCCAAGGTAAAATTGATGATGTGAAAAATGCCATCTCATCGAATGATACCGATCGTATTAAAAAAACGACGGATGAACTGAACAACACGATCCAAAAAATCGGCCAGCACATGTCTCAAGGTGGAGCCAACCCAACTGCGGGAGGCCAAGAGCCGAGATCTCATGAGCAAAAAGAGAGCAAAAAAGAGAACATTGAAGAAGCCGAAGTCGAAGTCCTCGACGAAGAATAAGCCTTCAATCACACTCTTTTATCGCAAAAAAACCCACAGCAATTAGCTGTGGGTTTTTTTTAGCAATTTATACCGAAATAAATTGAAGAATTGATTTACATTTGCAAGAATGACGGATTCGGAGCTTTATGATGACTTGGTTTGATCCCTTTAGAATAAAGAAATAATTAGAATGGCGTTGTTGCATAATTCATTTTTACCTAACATGCTCATTATTAGTTTTTACCACAGAGAGCACAGAGCTCACAGAGACACCGGAATGCGCATTTTCTTGATTTTTCTCTGTGTACTCTGTTCTCTCTGTGGTTGTTAAAGTCCTTTATAGATCCTGAAGTTGACCTACTGGAACTTCATAAAAAAATGAGATAATATTGCATGCAAAAAAACCGCAGAAAAGAAATTTTAGCTTGGTGTTTTTTTGATTTTGGCCAATCGGCTTTTTCAACAATCATTGTCACCTTTATCTTCAGCGCTTATTTTGCTCGGATGATTGCAGTGACTGATATTGAAGGCATTGCCGGCTTTGGATGGGCTCTGAGCTTTTCAGGACTCCTTGTTGCTATTGCCTCTCCTTTTCTCGGATCCATTGCCGATCAAACTTCCAAAAAAAAGCCCTGGCTTTTTGTTTTCACATTTTTTTCGATTATTTGTACTGCCGCACTCTTCTTTGCACAGCCCTATCCGAGTTATCTCTATTTTGCGATTCTCATGTTTGTTGCCGCTAACACCCTTGTCGAGGTGAATCAGGTCTTTTATAATTCATATTTACCCCTCATTGCCCCACGCAAAATACTCGGTGAAATTTCGGGATATGGATGGGGATCGGGATATGTTGGCGGACTTTTTGCCCTCATTGCAGCACTTATCTTTTTTATACAAGGGGGAATGATCCCTAAAGATCATGCTCTGAATATTCGCCTCACAAGCCTCATGGCTGCCGTATGGATGATCATCTTTTGTTCTCCTTTTTTCTTCTATGTGAAGGACCGCTATTTATTTGAACACAAGCCTGAACATGTTGTGAGAGACGGCATAAAAAATGTTTTTACCACATTGAGGAGCGCGCGCCAACATAAGAAGATGTTTCAATTTCTTATCGCACGCCTCATCTATACCGATGCCATCAATACACTCCTGAGTTTAGGTGGGGTCTTTGCTGCAGTGCTTTTCGATATGCGCTTTGAAGAACTCCTTTTATTTGGTATTTCGATGAATGTTTCTGCAGGCCTTGGGGCTTTTTTACTTGCGAAGGTCGATGATAAGATTGGGAGTGCAAAGATGATCTTCCTCTCACTTATTTGCCTCATCGTGCTTGGTTTTACGATTGTGTGCATGTTTGACAAGTGGATTTTCTGGATGATTGCCCTCTCTTTAGGCCTGTTTATCGGTCCCGTTCAGTCTGCATCGAGAAGTTTCATGGCTCATCTCGCCCCTAAAGAAATGATGTCGCAAATGTTTGGCCTCTACGCCCTATCAGGGAAGGTCACCTCCTTTATTGCTCCTTTTTTTGTTGCAACTCTAACACGCATCACCCATTCTGAGAGGCTGGGCATGTCTGTTGTTTTTGTCCTCATGCTCATTGGTCTTTTTATGATGATCCCAACTCTCAGAGAGGAAAAATAATATGCCCATCGCTAAAATCGGTTCTTTAGATTTCTATTATGAAGTCCATGGCAAAGGGGAAAAACTACTCATTATTCCCGGTATTGCCTCTGATGTGCGCCTTCTACAATTTTTTATCGACGGACTCAAACACCGTTTTGAAATTCTCATTTTAGATATCAAAGGGAGTGGCTTGAGTAGCGCGCCCGACGGCGATTATACTATAGATCAAATGGCCAATGAGATCGCTAAAGTGCTCCACTATTTAAACTGGAGTCAAATGCATCTATTTGGATTTTCTCTTGGAGGAGCCATTGCTCAAAAACTCCTCGCTGAGCATCCGGATTTATTTCTAAAAGCGATTTTAGCTACAACCGCCATTCAATTCCAAAAGCCATTCCATATTGCTTTAGATGTAATCAACGAACTCTATGCCGTGCGCGCCGCACGAGAAGTCATTGTCAAACAATATATCTGCCTTGGAGTGAGTCATTTTTATCTCTGTAAACCGGATCGCTATGAGACCATTCTCAACTCCCTATCCAACCACTCTCATTTTCAATCTCCCATGGGATTTCAAGGACAATTAAAAGCGATTCAAAAATTCAACTCCAAAAAATGGGTTGAAACAATCAAGACCCCTACCCTGATTCTCGCGGCAGAAAATGATATTTTAACGCCGCCGGAACAGAGTTATGATTTGCATGAAGCGATTAAGGGGTCTCATATCATCGACATTCCCGAATCGGGACACCTACTCGTCCTCGAAAAGCCCCATATCGTACAAGACTATATGATCGAATTTTTTTTAAGCGACACCCCCTCTTTCAAAACTATCGCCATTTAACTCCTTAAATGAGATGATCCTCATAAGGATCAAATTTAGGTTTTGAATAGGTTTCGCGAATAAAAAAGCTGCTGAGAATGAGCCCGACTAAAAAGCAAGCAGGGACAACGAGAAGCGCCATGTTATAGTCGGCAATCGAATACATCGGAATGCCATTGTGCATGGCTCCATCCCATCCCTTATAAAGAAAATAACCGACAAGCGGCTGAAAAAGCGCTCCCCCCGCAACGTTTGCCATATTATTAAATCCAATAGCCGTTGAAGTGATTGAGGGTCTGTTATTGTCTTTGACAAGAGCAAAACTAAGGATTTGACCTGCAGCAGCAAACCCGAAGAGGAAAAGGAGGATATAATTCGTCCAAAGCGGCAAGTAAGGCACATACAAGAGGATCACAGAAACAATAAGCCCAAGCAAAGACGCTGCGCGCAGAAGAAAACAGCGTCGTTTTAAAAGGTCGGAAAACCAGCCAAGCAGAGGGGCGGCAATGGATAGCCCAATCCACATCATAGCAACAATCAAAGCGGCATGCGTATTTGTAATCAGATAGCGCTGCATCAGATAGGGGACGCCCCAAAGAGCGGCAAAGACAGCAACCGGAGCCCATCCACAAAAAGCATAAAGAGCAATGGGATAGGTCTGTCCGTTAAAGAAGATCTCCTTGAGAACGGATGATATTTTAAAATGCGTTGCAATGTGATCTTCATGAAGGTCCGTGGGACGATCGCGCATCAAAATGGCAATTACAATAGATAAAACGATGCCAATGACGCCAAGTAAATTAATTGTCGCCCTCCATCCAATATGGTTAACGGCTGCAGCTAAAGGAAGCTCTCCTCCCATTGCACCCATAGCCGCTAAAAACTGAGCGATTCCAACAAGAAAAGCAAAATACTTCGATGAAAACCAGCGGGCAGCAACAGTCAGCACTCCAATAAAGGCAAACGCGGAACCAATTCCCATGAGAAAGCGCCCAATGGATGCCATCACGAATGTTTGAGTCATTCCAAAAAAGAAAGAGCCCATAGCAATCAGAAACGTTGCAATGGTAATCAATATCCGAGGCCCAAAACGATCGAATAAGAGTCCGGCGGGAATCTGCATTAAGGTATAGCTATAAAAATAAAAGGCAGCCATCACGCCTAAATTTTGTGCATTGAGATGCAGATCCCCCATC
The sequence above is a segment of the Simkaniaceae bacterium genome. Coding sequences within it:
- the hrcA gene encoding heat-inducible transcriptional repressor HrcA produces the protein MPHHKTTSRSKPTKNERERAVLLSLVELYIQTGIPVGSNTLKDYRFSELSSATIRNYFASLEEEGYLIQHHTSGGRLPSERAYQLYAHTYKGAKELSQEDTLFLKSILERNVREISSYLQQGLEALSELTGCACFMLAPRFDQDFINQIKLLSLDNNRLLCVLITEFGFVHTETIYSPQKLSHFSLKRIEDYFRIRLTQSNETPDLSKEEAIFANQIYNEALLRHIITYNNFDREDIYKSGFSKLLNQREFKDINTLSSSLSLFESSAFIRSLLNDCFRSNGLKFWIGSQLEPYVRSGGTALVAMPYYLHHNAVGAVAILGAERMDYPHIFATLKTFSKMISQSLTKTLYKFKISYRNPHPNHFEITSGSNQMLIEQRPSCNLPDSEES
- a CDS encoding nucleotide exchange factor GrpE; protein product: MSDKKTNIPEEEKEETPTIQSHEEVSTDEETESFKTENLHVEAMQQLEKEAREFKEKYFMCLAELENMRKRLQKEKQEMTKFAAENILLEFLTPIDNFENALGFTDQMSPETRNWAHGFAMLLNQFKDVLSTHGVTPFHSEGSRFDANLHEAVEVEETNQHEEDMIVREFLCGYKRGDRIIRVARVKVAKKPKATSEAPSSTDNL
- the dnaK gene encoding molecular chaperone DnaK, producing MTKKKSSGKIIGIDLGTTNSCVAVMEGGQAKVIANAEGTRTTPSIVAYKGAERLVGIPAKRQAVTNPERTIASSKRFIGRKAAEIQNETQTVAYKVVANSNGDAAFEIDGKEVSPEEVAAQILIKMKETAENYLGEEVTEAVITVPAYFNDSQRQSTKDAGKIAGLNVKRIIPEPTAAALAYGLDKQGKDQKIAVFDLGGGTFDISILEIGDGVFEVLSTNGDTHLGGDDFDNALIHWLLKEFKNEHGIDLSQDKMALQRLKDAAEKAKIELSGTHQTEINQPFITMDASGPKHLALTLTRSKLEELTADLIDRCIAPCQKALKDSGLSTSQIDDVILVGGMSRMPRVQEKVKEIFNREPHKGVNPDEVVAIGAAIQGGVLGGDVKDVLLLDVIPLTLGIETLGGVMTPIVERNTTIPVQKKQVFSTAADNQPAVTIVVLQGERQMASDNKEIGRFDLTEIPPAARGTPQIEVSFDIDADGIMHVSAKDLGSNKEQKIRIEAKSGLSDDEINRMVKDAEAHKEEDKKKKESVETKNNADALVFRAEKALKDYKDKIPGDVAQEIQGKIDDVKNAISSNDTDRIKKTTDELNNTIQKIGQHMSQGGANPTAGGQEPRSHEQKESKKENIEEAEVEVLDEE
- a CDS encoding MFS transporter gives rise to the protein MQKNRRKEILAWCFFDFGQSAFSTIIVTFIFSAYFARMIAVTDIEGIAGFGWALSFSGLLVAIASPFLGSIADQTSKKKPWLFVFTFFSIICTAALFFAQPYPSYLYFAILMFVAANTLVEVNQVFYNSYLPLIAPRKILGEISGYGWGSGYVGGLFALIAALIFFIQGGMIPKDHALNIRLTSLMAAVWMIIFCSPFFFYVKDRYLFEHKPEHVVRDGIKNVFTTLRSARQHKKMFQFLIARLIYTDAINTLLSLGGVFAAVLFDMRFEELLLFGISMNVSAGLGAFLLAKVDDKIGSAKMIFLSLICLIVLGFTIVCMFDKWIFWMIALSLGLFIGPVQSASRSFMAHLAPKEMMSQMFGLYALSGKVTSFIAPFFVATLTRITHSERLGMSVVFVLMLIGLFMMIPTLREEK
- a CDS encoding alpha/beta hydrolase; translated protein: MPIAKIGSLDFYYEVHGKGEKLLIIPGIASDVRLLQFFIDGLKHRFEILILDIKGSGLSSAPDGDYTIDQMANEIAKVLHYLNWSQMHLFGFSLGGAIAQKLLAEHPDLFLKAILATTAIQFQKPFHIALDVINELYAVRAAREVIVKQYICLGVSHFYLCKPDRYETILNSLSNHSHFQSPMGFQGQLKAIQKFNSKKWVETIKTPTLILAAENDILTPPEQSYDLHEAIKGSHIIDIPESGHLLVLEKPHIVQDYMIEFFLSDTPSFKTIAI
- a CDS encoding MFS transporter — protein: MQGKRNSFFGAIIYILAAFFLFYEMALQVSPSVMTFELMGDLHLNAQNLGVMAAFYFYSYTLMQIPAGLLFDRFGPRILITIATFLIAMGSFFFGMTQTFVMASIGRFLMGIGSAFAFIGVLTVAARWFSSKYFAFLVGIAQFLAAMGAMGGELPLAAAVNHIGWRATINLLGVIGIVLSIVIAILMRDRPTDLHEDHIATHFKISSVLKEIFFNGQTYPIALYAFCGWAPVAVFAALWGVPYLMQRYLITNTHAALIVAMMWIGLSIAAPLLGWFSDLLKRRCFLLRAASLLGLIVSVILLYVPYLPLWTNYILLFLFGFAAAGQILSFALVKDNNRPSITSTAIGFNNMANVAGGALFQPLVGYFLYKGWDGAMHNGIPMYSIADYNMALLVVPACFLVGLILSSFFIRETYSKPKFDPYEDHLI